The following are from one region of the Penaeus chinensis breed Huanghai No. 1 chromosome 5, ASM1920278v2, whole genome shotgun sequence genome:
- the LOC125025526 gene encoding uncharacterized protein LOC125025526, translating to MWILDKKRLIHTQPGIQREGFSEKFPLSPSQNRYILGRNSTCDIKFTSPFISRQHCEIKRVPPHGTLMIRNLKATNVTYVDGLELRDLEMIAELRPGCQIGLGVPLTHATDEGIRNSQYVFLRLCEPEGQIESHGNISSLNETVNFSPGQRGRRLSNSRPPGNAVPCTEKSEDTKKNASRTGLLGMEYSENPQEGGIMTSTSATSFDSQKTSYSHSGSGNDYVMSKLQPNSSVGFIPCIQSPTSKATSLVAAANVPQSSGTTKPPALCLAQPEVSCNGSGVRTLPLLTRISNTKRKESLELFDNTDLKGQVNVDIPKSAEPLPRRNSRDDCMGLTSHQSEFSNQQKDGASAGDEMRKSSHSISGLPLHAEETKQVPSSLASESWYSSPIVQSLETHRKQKQCSGTHGVSQIQQDSSIRPEGDACNRASPSFPIQHVPEVPDVSGSKPFSSSKVLEVNSTRKAKALEENLRESTIDDTATVNSNNFLYGKGAPGLENQTPFQGQHIEAKQLLQTVNNITVQSPVLGPVETSACVKATKEQTNFMEKRIGFDTKKDQKGEPKGGQKDLITIDEFLEEDVIDLTQQDPEPDSSVEKRTEDKEQDFMDCFVADLMEEEKGETSSEGSAKRKRNTGEDTIKSLSSTSADFKDVKKARLIAPAVSNLNSREDSGSDSDSAVLKTLRNPKLKRSIVLDSESETEMENSKSLNKQAQPKEKFRMKSEVNAWAKRDCQVAIERLPSSLVKGSMSDNKVSSMASKQISKTDLPYIMHGLQDSDDDLPDLDNADLKPIRDSVSSENIIMRRRRRKESEPLGKRHKRQSSRDSQPSDAQETRDSQGLRQQKFQAKTRCIGQIKKEKGLQENVVNVKIKTEKVEKDQWHLNIKREPEDNGKECTEKEKVSDTCDDEDDDVLIMYSQVDEPIWLSSDEEDSSTSVTADVSFGPLPASPELGIEELFATEEQQKEARTADKAKGDAVTDVDINEDDQWFPVLSQSFWDDDIEETKKSSKTDEPVAGPSSTGNCTKQNDELEDDDKWLELSQGFMDDDADFDNYCSKDKDASDSSLKYRSAAVEKTKNKDPRKSQLIDPKMPPARTKSDSLRKRGLGTSDAANWVSKQPGQKKASDLEHKRQEESAEWHTKTRTTKIITPPQRSCRKKGPSLRENLTAKYNLQSYKTTVEQKKESHHLVSRIEEEKKKESSHRKSHLVTSEPRKEENISIQKKPSHKKGGDQAKSRSTVAAKITCKNRSEKLIDINIFPSPEVPKPQLRKKYKIPKNDTTRKADSRDDKKGEGSSHVLETSTKRAPPAPEINTVENSERETSATPMQKDSEKVAATGVEKVSSIIKDTEKGNAKAKKRVRFPSQLEDLVKVLYISPRKNADRLGALSVKAKEVLPKELLFLKYKIPNNYFDQFIYFVCRWNYDWLDSYRVMQEKHANGKLKEVSPPPIVQNTTYPTLILYDSYNDYKEIFSTLMYYEVWEHIYQDWLQYRNTNMWLTAQIDIIQPPGIDREVNAPKFWMVKVITLITQEQSNRNHHPRQGSLVALKLHEGKRRVVILGYVDNIIKSRKRNVTKELDMMVPQGEVCLLLCMRVTKHTIQTVKLGKIIYVSNVSYIRPATKTWEGLCKLPQSPLCGDILKPSEEVFKCSQHPGEYIIHDMPLNSVQKKAVVEVSSKCTVDELVPKISLIHGPPGTGKTRTITALIAQITKSCRENKRPCRILLCAPSNAAVDELTLRLIKLKEIGLSLRLVRVGVKESINTELREYTLDAFVQRQVKIELSTPKNVSTRQEWERKRYMAKQAADALEKARKENRNKEEIKAMETRLNELVRGKTEFERSFHSQPNSQERYKLQQKWQEQFLLGAEVITVTLGGCVSSVMQEVLGKLPHAFTCCIVDEAGQCKETETWLPLLYGVRKLVLVGDHKQLPATVISQLAQYKNLKQSLFERFFYRYVIELQMDNLIHSLNVQYRMHPEIADWPCKHFYLNKLVTSPEIVMQRMYGLRPYIVFDLKTSQEQKNQNNEFYNPAEASLIRILLEAIEPDIAQQKVAIITPYQCQKYKLEEKLAKFFGRINLVINTIDAFQGQERDVVILSFVRANAEANIGFLSQRQRLNVALTRARRSCFIVANLSTLAKNEDWKSLIQNAQERSVIRTITQAEENNRAHIRMLVQK from the exons ATGTGGATTCTAGATAAGAAACGGCTAATTCATACACAACCGGGTATTCAG CGTGAAGGTTTCAGCGAGAAATTTCCCTTGTCACCAAGTCAGAATCGC TACATCTTGGGTCGCAACTCAACATGTGACATAAAATTCACCAGCCCCTTCATATCACGGCAACACTGTGAGATCAAGCGTGTGCCACCCCATGGGACACTTATGATAAGGAACCTGAAG GCGACCAATGTCACCTATGTTGATGGATTGGAGCTGCGTGATTTAGAAATGATTGCTGAGCTGAGACCAGGCTGCCAGATTGGATTGGGTGTCCCCCTGACCCATGCCACAGATGAAGGCATCCGTAACAGCCAGTATGTGTTCCTTCGGCTGTGTGAGCCAGAAGGCCAGATTGAAAGCCAC gGTAATATAAGCAGTTTAAATGAAACGGTGAATTTTTCTCCGGGACAAAGAGGCAGAAGACTTAGTAATAGCCGCCCACCTGGTAATGCAGTACCCTGCACAGAAAAATCAGAGGACACAAAGAAGAATGCAAGTAGAACTGGACTCCTCGGCATGGAATACTCTGAGAATCCTCAGGAAGGTGGCATTATGACAAGCACATCAGCCACATCCTTTGACTCTCAGAAAACCTCATATTCCCACAGTGGTTCTGGAAATGATTATGTAATGTCAAAGCTACAACCAAACTCCTCTGTTGGCTTTATCCCATGTATTCAGTCACCCACATCTAAAGCAACCTCTTTGGTTGCAGCTGCTAATGTGCCACAATCTTCAGGTACAACTAAACCTCCAGCTTTGTGTCTTGCACAGCCAGAGGTCAGTTGCAATGGTAGTGGTGTAAGGACACTACCATTACTCACACGCATATCAAAtaccaagagaaaagaaagtctaGAGCTTTTTGATAATACCGATTTGAAAGGTCAAGTTAATGTAGATATTCCGAAGTCTGCTGAGCCTCTCCCAAGAAGAAACAGTAGAGATGACTGTATGGGATTAACTTCTCACCAAAGTGAATTTAGTAATCAACAGAAAGATGGTGCTTCTGCAGGAGATGAAATGAGAAAATCTAGTCATAGTATATCTGGCCTTCCTCTTCATGCAGAGGAAACAAAACAGGTTCCCTCGTCATTGGCATCTGAAAGTTGGTATTCGTCTCCAATAGTTCAAAGCTTGGAAACTCACAGAAAACAGAAACAGTGTTCAGGTACACATGGTGTGTCACAGATTCAGCAGGATTCCAGCATCCGGCCTGAGGGTGATGCCTGTAATAGGGCATCACCCTCTTTTCCAATCCAACATGTTCCTGAAGTGCCAGATGTTTCTGGCAGCAAACCTTTTAGTTCATCCAAAGTGTTGGAAGTTAACTCCACAAGAAAAGCAAAGGCATTAGAGGAAAATCTGAGGGAAAGCACAATTGATGATACAGCAACTGTAAACTCAAACAATTTCCTATATGGAAAAGGAGCTCCTGGATTGGAGAATCAGACCCCTTTTCAGGGCCAGCATATAGAAGCAAAGCAGCTACTTCAAACTGTTAATAATATCACAGTTCAGAGTCCTGTTTTAGGGCCAGTTGAGACTTCTGCTTGTGTAAAAGCTACCAAAGAACAGACAAATTTTATGGAAAAAAGAATTGGATTTGATACCAAGAAAGACCAAAAAGGGGAACCAAAAGGTGGCCAGAAAGACCTGATCACCATTGATGAGTTTCTTGAAGAGGATGTCATTGACCTCACACAACAGGATCCTGAACCTGATAGCTCGGTTGAAAAAAGAACTGAGGATAAAGAGCAAGACTTCATGGACTGCTTTGTTGCTGACctaatggaagaggagaagggggagacatCTAGTGAAGGATctgcaaagaggaagaggaatactgGAGAAGACACAATAAAGTCTCTAAGCTCTACTAGTGCTGATTTCAAGGATGTAAAAAAGGCAAGACTAATTGCACCAGCTGTTAGCAATTTAAATTCCAGGGAAGACTCGGGAAGTGACAGTGATAGTGCTGTTCTTAAAACTCTAAGGAATCCCAAGCTGAAAAGGAGCATTGTTCTAGATTCTGAAAGTGAGACAGAAATGGAAAATTCAAAGTCTTTGAATAAACAAGCACAGCCAAAAGAGAAATTTAGAATGAAGTCTGAAGTTAATGCTTGGGCAAAGAGAGATTGCCAGGTAGCCATTGAAAGGCTGCCATCATCTCTTGTTAAAGGTTCTATGAGTG ACAATAAAGTTTCTTCCATGGCAAGTAAGCAAATTAGCAAAACTGATCTTCCCTACATTATGCATGGTCTTCAGGACAGTGATGATGATCTTCCAGATCTTGATAATGCAGACTTAAAACCAATTCGTGACTCAGTATCCTCAGAGAATAtaataatgaggagaagaa GAAGAAAAGAATCTGAGCCTCTAGGCAAGAGACACAAGAGGCAAAGCTCCAGGGATTCACAACCATCTGATGCACAAGAGACCAGAGATTCCCAGGGCCTCAGGCAGCAGAAA TTTCAAGCCAAGACCAGATGCATTGGTCAAATCAAGAAAGAGAAGGGGTTACAAGAAAATGTAGTAAacgtgaaaataaaaacagagaaagtagagaaagaccAATGGCATTTAAACATTAAAAGGGAACCAGAAGATAATGGAAAGGAgtgtacagagaaagagaaagttagtgaTACatgtgacgatgaagatgatgatgttctcATAATGTATTCTCAGGTGGATGAACCCATCTGGTTGTCTAGTGATGAGGAGGACTCTTCCACATCAGTGACTGCAGACGTGTCCTTTGGCCCTCTTCCCGCAAGCCCAGAATTAGGCATAGAGGAATTATTTGCCACAGAAGAACAGCAGAAGGAGGCAAGAACAGCAGATAAGGCTAAGGGTGATGCCGTTACAGATGTAGACATCAATGAGGATGACCAGTGGTTCCCTGTTTTATCTCAGTCATTCTGGGATGATGACATTGAGGAGACAAAAAAGTCATCAAAAACAGATGAGCCAGTTGCAGGTCCAAGCAGCACCGGCAACTGTACTAAACAAAATGATGAGTTGGAAGATGATGACAAGTGGCTTGAACTCTCACAGGGATTCatggatgatgatgctgattttgataattattgttcCAAAGATAAAGATGCATCTGACAGCAGCTTAAAGTATCGCAGTGCAGCTgtagaaaaaacgaaaaacaaagaccCCAGGAAATCTCAGCTCATAGATCCTAAGATGCCTCCTGCTCGGACAAAGAGTGACAGCCTTCGGAAAAGGGGTCTAGGCACCAGTGATGCTGCCAACTGGGTTTCTAAACAGCCAGGTCAGAAGAAGGCATCAGACTTAGAACACAAAAGACAGGAAGAATCTGCTGAATGGCATACCAAAACTAGAACCACAAAGATTATCACCCCACCCCAGAGGAGTTGCAGGAAGAAAGGACCCAGTTTGCGTGAAAACTTGACAGCAAAATATAACTTGCAGTCATACAAAACAACTGtagaacaaaagaaggaaagtcATCACCTTGTCTCACgaattgaagaagaaaagaagaaagagtctTCTCACAGGAAATCACACTTAGTTACATCGGAACCCCGGAAAGAGGAAAACATATCCATACAAAAGAAGCCTTCTCATAAGAAAGGTGGGGACCAAGCAAAATCCAGGTCGACGGTTGCTGCCAAAATTACATGTAAGAATCGTTCAGAGAAGCTCATTGACATCAACATCTTTCCTTCACCCGAAGTGCCCAAACCCCAGTTGCGGAAGAAATACAAAATTCCCAAAAATGATACTACCAGGAAGGCAGATTCcagagatgataaaaaaggagaaggaagtagtCATGTACTGGAGACAAGCACCAAGAGGGCCCCTCCAGCACCTGAAATAAACACTGTGGAAAACAGTGAAAGGGAGACCAGTGCAACTCCTATGCAAAAAGATTCAGAAAAGGTTGCTGCAACAGGTGTTGAAAAGGTAAGTAGCATTataaaagatacagagaaaggaaaTGCGAAGGCTAAGAAACGTGTTCGTTTTCCAAGCCAGCTTGAAGATTTGGTAAAAGTCTTGTACATATCACCACGCAAAAATGCAGATCGATTGGGAGCATTGTCTGTTAAAGCAAAGGAAGTGTTACCCAAAGAACTCTTATTTTTGAAGTACAAGATTCCCAACAACTATTTTGATCAGTTCATTTACTTTGTGTGCAGATGGAATTATGACTGGCTTGACAGCTACAGAGTCATGCAGGAGAAGCATGCAAATGGCAAGCTGAAAGAGGTGAGTCCTCCTCCAATTGTCCAGAACACCACCTATCCAACACTCATATTGTATGACTCATACAATGACTATAAAGAGATTTTCAGCACCCTCATGTACTATGAAGTCTGGGAGCACATATACCAGGACTGGTTACAGTACAGAAATACCAATATGTGGCTGACAGCTCAGATTGATATAATACAACCCCCAGGCATAGATAGGGAAGTTAATGCCCCCAAGTTTTGGATGGTAAAGGTGATTACATTGATCACACAAGAACAGAGCAACCGAAACCACCATCCTAGGCAAGGTTCTCTTGTAGCCTTAAAGCTtcatgaaggaaaaagaagagttgTGATTTTGGGCTATGTTGATAACATCATCAAGTCCAGAAAACGAAATGTTACAAAAGAACTGGATATGATGGTCCCACAAGGTGAAGTTTGCCTTCTTCTCTGCATGCGTGTCACCAAGCACACCATCCAGACTGTTAAACTAGGGAAGATAATATATGTTAGCAATGTCTCTTACATTCGTCCTGCTACGAAAACTTGGGAAGGTTTGTGCAAACTCCCTCAGTCCCCTTTGTGTGGTGACATACTCAAGCCATCTGAAGAAGTGTTCAAATGTAGTCAACACCCAGGAGAGTACATCATTCATGACATGCCTCTCAACAGTGTGCAGAAGAAGGCTGTTGTTGAAGTTAGTAGTAAATGCACTGTTGATGAGCTGGTGCCAAAGATCAGCTTGATTCACGGTCCACCGGGAACAGGTAAAACACGGACTATAACTGCCCTCATAGCCCAGATAACAAAGTCTTGCCGTGAAAATAAGAGGCCATGCAGAATTCTCCTGTGTGCCCCATCAAATGCAGCTGTGGATGAATTAACCTTACGTCTTATCAAGCTCAAAGAAATTGGATTGTCTCTCCGCCTGGTGAGGGTTGGTGTGAAAGAAAGTATAAATACTGAGTTGAGGGAATATACCCTTGATGCTTTTGTACAGAGACAGGTTAAAATTGAACTTTCCACCCCCAAAAATGTATCGACCCGAcaagaatgggaaaggaagaggtacaTGGCAAAACAGGCAGCAGATGCATTGgagaaagcaaggaaagaaaataggaataaggaagagaTCAAGGCAATGGAGACTCGTTTAAATGAATTAGTGAGAGGAAAAACAGAGTTTGAAAGAAGCTTCCATTCCCAGCCTAATTCACAGGAACGATATAAACTACAGCAAAAGTGGCAGGAGCAGTTTCTCTTAGGAGCAGAGGTCATTACTGTGACATTAGGAGGCTGTGTCTCAAGTGTGATGCAGGAAGTCCTTGGCAAATTGCCTCATGCATTTACATGCTGCATTGTTGATGAAGCTGGACAATGCAAAGAAACTGAAACATGGCTTCCATTGCTCTATGGTGTCCGCAAGTTGGTTCTGGTGGGAGACCACAAACAGCTTCCAGCCACTGTGATCTCACAGCTAGCCCAGTACAAAAATCTCAAGCAATCGCTCTTTGAGAGGTTCTTTTACCGTTATGTGATAGAACTGCAGATGGACAACCTCATCCACTCTCTCAATGTCCAGTACAGAATGCATCCAGAGATTGCAGACTGGCCCTGTAAACACTTCTATTTGAACAAGCTTGTGACAAGTCCAGAAATTGTAATGCAAAGAATGTATGGTCTGAGACCATACATTGTTTTTGATCTGAAG ACATCTCAAGAgcaaaaaaaccaaaacaatgaGTTCTACAATCCAGCAGAAGCATCACTGATTCGCATTCTTTTGGAAGCAATTGAGCCAGATATTGCACAGCAGAAGGTGGCCATCATAACCCCTTACCAGTGCCAAAAGTACAAACTTGAGGAGAAGCTGGCAAAATTCTTTGGCCGGATCAACCTAGTTATCAACACAATTGATGCATTCCAG GGCCAGGAGCGTGATGTGGTAATCCTTTCCTTTGTGCGGGCCAATGCAGAGGCCAACATTGGCTTTCTGTCTCAGCGTCAGCGTCTTAATGTGGCCCTTACCCGTGCTCGCCGCTCCTGCTTTATTGTGGCCAACCTAAGTACACTTGCAAAGAATGAGGATTGGAAATCACTCATACAGAATGCCCAGGAACGCAGTGTTATAAGAACCATCACTCAAGCAGAAGAGAATAACAGAGCACACATCAGAATGCTTGTCCAGAAATGA